The following proteins are encoded in a genomic region of Rhinoraja longicauda isolate Sanriku21f chromosome 14, sRhiLon1.1, whole genome shotgun sequence:
- the ctnna1 gene encoding catenin alpha-1 isoform X2, whose translation MAATQLEGLCPQVINAALALAAKPQSKVAQDNMDLFKELWEKQVRVLTDAVDDITSIDDFLCVSENHILEDVNKCVIALQEKDVDGLDRTAGAIRGRAARVVHVVTSEMDNYEPGVYTEKVLEATKLLSNTVMPRFTEQVEAAVEALSANPAQQLDENEFIDASRLVYDGIRDIRKAVLMIRTPEELDDSDFETEDFDVQSRTSVQTQEDQLINGQSARAIMAQLPQEQKAKIAEQVASFEEEKIKLDAEVSKWDDSGNDIIVLAKQMCMIMMEMTDFTRGKGPLKNTSDVISAAKKIAEAGSRMDKLGRTIADHCPDSSCKQDLLAYLQRIALYCHQLNICSKVKAEVQNLGGELIVSGVDSAMSLIQAAKNLMNAVVQTVKASYVASTKYQKSLGMASLNMPAVSWKMRAPEKKPLVKREKNDDIHKVKRSSQKKHVSPVQALSEFKAMDSI comes from the exons ATGGCAGCCACTCAGCTTGAAGGCCTTTGCCCACAG GTCATAAACGCTGCCCTGGCACTGGCGGCTAAACCTCAGAGTAAGGTAGCTCAGGACAATATGGATCTCTTCAAAGAATTATGGGAGAAGCAAGTGCGTGTGCTGACTGATGCTGTGGATGACATTACTTCAATTGATGACTTCTTGTGTGTTTCAG AGAATCACATTCTCGAagatgtaaataaatgtgttatcGCACTCCAAGAGAAAGATGTAGATGGACTAGACCGTACAGCAGGTGCAATTCGAGGGCGTGCTGCAAGAGTTGTACATGTTGTCACTTCAGAGATGGACAACTATGAACCTGGAGTCTACACTGAAAAGGTTCTGGAAGCAACCAAGCTGTTGTCTAATACTG TTATGCCACGATTTACTGAGCAAGTGGAAGCTGCTGTGGAAGCACTCAGTGCCAATCCTGCTCAGCAGCTGGATGAGAATGAATTCATTGATGCGTCACGTTTGGTCTATGATGGTATTCGTGATATTAGAAAAGCTGTATTAATGATTAGA ACGCCTGAAGAATTGGATGATTCAGACTTTGAAACTGAAGACTTTGATGTGCAAAGTAGAACTAGTGTCCAGACGCAGGAAGACCAACTTATAAATGGACAAAGTGCAAGG GCCATTATGGCTCAGCTTCCACAGGAGCAGAAAGCAAAGATTGCTGAGCAGGTAGCCAGCTTTGAGGAGGAGAAAATCAAACTGGATGCTGAAGTTTCCAAATGGGATGACAGTGGAAATGATATTATTGTCTTAGCCAAGCAGATGTGCATGATTATGATGGAGATGACAGACTTCACCAG AGGGAAAGGTCCACTGAAGAATACCTCCGATGTAATCAGTGCAGCCAAGAAAATTGCAGAAGCAGGGTCAAGAATGGATAAACTTGGGCGTACTATTGCTGATCAT tgtCCGGACTccagctgcaagcaagatttattGGCTTATCTGCAGCGCATTGCCTTGTATTGTCATCAGTTGAATATCTGCAGCAAAGTAAAGGCAGAAGTTCAAAACCTTGGTGGAGAACTCATTGTGTCTGGA GTAGATAGTGCGATGTCTCTGATTCAAGCTGCAAAGAACTTGATGAATGCTGTTGTGCAAACGGTTAAAGCTTCCTACGTGGCATCCACTAAATACCAGAAGTCTCTTGGCATGGCATCATTAAACATGCCTGCTGTTTCATGGAAAATGAGGGCTCCAGAGAAGAAGCCATTGGTAAAGAGGGAGAAAAATGATGATATTCACAAAGTTAAAAGATCATCTCAGAAAAAGCATGTCTCACCAGTGCAGGCTCTCAGTGAGTTTAAAGCTATGGatagcatttaa